A genomic window from Quercus lobata isolate SW786 chromosome 10, ValleyOak3.0 Primary Assembly, whole genome shotgun sequence includes:
- the LOC115964281 gene encoding pectinesterase 2-like: MVATYGTPNVTVATDGSGNFGTISEAISQIPVNRNDPYVVLIKAGTYNEAIFIGQNKSNLVLIGEDISANDVLVKGIGFVNYVGPDGGQAVALRLAGDRIALYQCSIQGYQDTLLTAYGIHFFRECDIYGTVDFIFGFAHVVFQNCNIYLRKRSNSGNLLVITAQGRGKVNDTNGIVLHNCTIKADKDLEPYLNQTRAYLGRPWYNCSQTIVMESFLDKLIDPEGWLESGDKKALSTLNYIEYANRGPGANTKGRVQWPGYHIAKNSEEVKPYTVENFINGTIWLPSSGIPFVPGLIG; encoded by the exons ATGGTTGCCACTTATGGCACTCCCAATGTCACAGTTGCCACTGATGGCAGTGGTAACTTTGGTACAATCAGCGAAGCCATCTCACAGATACCAGTTAATAGAAATGATCCATATGTGGTTTTAATAAAAGCAGGAACATACAATGAAGCCATTTTTATAGGACAAAATAAGTCAAATTTAGTCCTCATTGGAGAAG ATATTAGTGCCAACGATGTGTTGGTCAAAGGCATCGGATTTGTGAATTATGTAGGACCCGATGGTGGCCAAGCTGTGGCACTTAGATTAGCCGGTGACAGAATTGCACTTTATCAATGTTCTATACAAGGATACCAAGATACATTGTTGACTGCATATGGCATTCACTTCTTCCGCGAATGTGATATCTATGGCACAGTAGATTTCATATTTGGATTCGCACATGTTGTCTTCCAAAACTGTAACATTTATCTGAGAAAACGCTCAAACTCAGGCAACTTACTTGTGATTACAGCCCAAGGTCGTGGAAAGGTCAATGACACAAATGGAATAGTGCTACACAATTGCACTATTAAGGCTGACAAAGATCTTGAACCCTACCTAAACCAAACCAGAGCTTACTTAGGGAGGCCATGGTATAACTGTTCTCAAACCATTGTAATGGAAAGTTTTCTTGATAAGTTGATAGACCCTGAAGGGTGGCTTGAGAGTGGTGATAAGAAAGCATTGTCCACACTAAATTACATAGAATATGCCAACCGTGGCCCAGGAGCTAATACTAAAGGAAGGGTTCAATGGCCTGGGTATCATATTGCCAAAAACTCTGAAGAAGTGAAACCCTATACTGTTGAAAACTTTATCAATGGAACTATTTGGCTACCAAGTTCGGGAATTCCTTTTGTTCCCGGTCTAATAGGATAG
- the LOC115965896 gene encoding uncharacterized protein LOC115965896, giving the protein MSEVNHQRIKTNGIWMHIAEQGKGPLVLLLHGFPEIWYSWRHQITYLANHGYHVVAPDMRGYGDSDSPLSPNSYTVVHLVGDLIGLLDHFGQQQAFVVGTDWGAIAGWHLSLFRPDRVKGLVTLNVPYFPRSPNTKPIESVRQMIGEGSHVFQFQEPGRAEWSFARYDYLTVMKKFLLLNRTDNLVAPPGMEIIDYLETPSLLPSWITEEDLQVYADKFLESGFTGPFNYYRAMDLNWEYLAPWQGSKITVPTKFIAGDKDIGFETLGTKEYVEGDVFKSLVPNLEVVILDGHHFIHQEKAQEVSHEILSFLSKISVD; this is encoded by the exons ATGAGTGAAGTTAACCACCAAAGGATCAAAACCAACGGGATATGGATGCATATAGCAGAACAAGGGAAAGGGCCACTTGTTCTTCTGCTTCATGGATTCCCAGAGATTTGGTACTCTTGGCGCCACCAGATAACATACTTGGCTAACCATGGCTATCATGTGGTTGCACCTGATATGAGAGGCTATGGGGACTCTGATTCTCCACTCAGCCCCAACTCCTACACGGTCGTGCACCTTGTTGGAGACCTTATTGGCCTTCTTGACCATTTTGGTCAACAACAG GCATTTGTGGTGGGAACTGACTGGGGAGCAATTGCTGGATGGCATTTGAGCCTATTTAGGCCTGATAGAGTGAAGGGACTAGTCACTTTAAATGTTCCATACTTTCCAAGATCTCCAAATACTAAACCTATTGAATCTGTCAGACAAATGATTGGAGAAGGAAGTCATGTCTTTCAATTCCAG GAACCAGGAAGAGCAGAGTGGTCATTTGCAAGGTATGATTATTTGACAGTGATGAAGAAGTTCTTGCTCTTAAACAGAACAGATAATCTGGTAGCTCCTCCAGGCATGGAGATCATTGATTATCTGGAGACTCCATCATTGTTGCCATCATGGATAACTGAAGAGGACCTCCAGGTCTATGCAGACAAATTTCTGGAATCTGGTTTTACTGGTCCTTTCAACTATTACCGTGCCATGGATTT GAATTGGGAGTATCTTGCACCATGGCAAGGATCAAAAATAACCGTTCCAACGAAGTTCATTGCTGGTGACAAAGATATTGGTTTTGAAACCCTTGGCACAAAGGAATATGTGGAAGGAGATGTTTTCAAGAGCCTTGTCCCCAACCTCGAAGTTGTTATTCTAGATGGTCACCATTTTATCCATCAAGAGAAAGCTCAAGAAGTCTCACACGaaattctttcctttctttccaaAATTTCTGTGGACTAA
- the LOC115965038 gene encoding uncharacterized protein LOC115965038 → MSELINVNHQRVKTNGIWIHVAEQGTGPLVLLLHGFPETWYSWRHQISFLANHGYHVVAPDLRGYGDSDSPLNPNSYSLIHLVGDLIGLLDHFGEQQVFVVGHDWGATAGWYLSLFRPDRVKALVNLSAPYFQRSQTSGVVDYCRELFGDGCYVYQFQEPGRAERAFARYDYLTVMKKFLLLTKTDYLVAPPGMEIIDYLETQSVLPKWITEEELQVYADKFQESGFTGPLNYYRAMNLNWELLAPWQGSKITVPTKFIIGDKDIGFESIGTREYVTGDVFKRFVPNLEVVIIDGHHFIQQEKAQEVSDEILSFLRKFTMD, encoded by the exons ATGAGTGAGTTAATCAATGTGAATCACCAAAGGGTCAAAACCAACGGGATATGGATACATGTAGCAGAGCAAGGGACAGGACCACTAGTGCTTCTTCTTCATGGCTTCCCTGAAACTTGGTATTCATGGCGCCACCAAATCAGCTTCTTGGCCAATCATGGTTATCATGTGGTTGCACCTGACTTAAGAGGCTATGGTGACTCTGACTCACCTCTCAATCCCAACTCATACTCTCTAATACATCTTGTGGGTGACCTCATAGGCCTACTTGACCATTTTGGTGAACAACAG GTATTTGTGGTGGGTCATGATTGGGGAGCGACTGCTGGGTGGTATTTGAGCTTGTTCAGGCCAGATAGAGTTAAGGCGCTAGTTAATCTATCTGCTCCATACTTTCAAAGATCTCAAACTTCTGGAGTTGTTGATTACTGCAGAGAACTTTTTGGTGATGGTTGCTACGTCTATCAGTTCCAG GAGCCGGGAAGAGCAGAGAGGGCTTTTGCAAGGTATGATTATTTGACGGTGATGAAGAAGTTCTTGCTCTTAACCAAGACAGATTATCTGGTAGCTCCTCCGGGGATGGAAATCATTGATTATCTAGAGACACAATCAGTGTTGCCAAAATGGATTACTGAGGAGGAACTCCAGGTCTATGCTGACAAGTTCCAAGAGTCTGGCTTCACAGGTCCTCTCAATTATTATCGAGCCATGAACCT GAATTGGGAACTTCTGGCACCATGGCAAGGATCAAAAATTACTGTCCCAACAAAGTTCATAATAGGTGACAAAGATATTGGTTTTGAATCCATTGGTACAAGGGAATATGTGACGGGAGATGTTTTCAAGAGATTTGTCCCCAACCTCGAAGTTGTTATTATAGATGGACACCATTTTATCCAACAGGAGAAAGCTCAAGAAGTCTCGGATGAAATACTTTCTTTCCTTCGCAAATTTACCATGGATTAA